A DNA window from Micromonospora sp. NBC_01739 contains the following coding sequences:
- a CDS encoding MFS transporter, which produces MTGTAPGVIESFRATPRSVRYLLAGVFVNQLGAFVQMFLVLYLVHRGLSVNQAGLSLSVFGIGAVAGTVLGGELTHRLGSRATIAVTMVGSALLIGLMPWVSTPGRYPALLTVTALAGMATLAYRPAAAAMLSDLMPEQHRVMAFSMMRIAMNAGTAVSPLLAAAAIAVNWHLLFWINSLTALAYAVLAITLLPGRSRPAERPDSAEAGSTPAAGYLTMLRDTRFLVYLAAMLLSSMIYAQFTAVLPLSLAAAGHPAVIYSAVLTLASVILITCELKVTTVVRRWPPGIAGGLGTLLFAGGIAGYGLPGGSLTLVGICTFALVAGMMISGPTMFAHAATAPAPVKGRYIGVAQTMYGLGFALGPAVGLLAWNRIGVGVWLLCAVTGVFSAACAAIGVRRPFSATAEQPKVDSALSGPPRSVRGAVLKRRW; this is translated from the coding sequence ATGACCGGTACGGCACCCGGGGTGATCGAGTCCTTCCGGGCCACCCCCCGCTCGGTCCGGTATCTGCTGGCGGGCGTCTTCGTCAACCAGCTAGGCGCCTTCGTCCAGATGTTCCTCGTGCTCTACCTGGTGCATCGTGGCCTGTCCGTCAATCAGGCCGGTCTGAGCCTGAGTGTCTTCGGCATCGGGGCGGTGGCCGGCACGGTGCTCGGGGGTGAGCTGACCCATCGTCTCGGCAGCCGCGCCACCATCGCCGTGACCATGGTCGGCTCCGCCCTGCTGATCGGGCTCATGCCCTGGGTGAGTACGCCGGGCCGCTATCCGGCGCTGTTGACGGTCACCGCGCTGGCCGGGATGGCCACCCTCGCCTACCGGCCGGCCGCCGCCGCGATGCTCAGCGACCTGATGCCCGAGCAGCACCGGGTGATGGCCTTCTCGATGATGCGGATCGCGATGAACGCCGGAACGGCGGTAAGTCCGCTGCTGGCCGCAGCGGCGATCGCGGTCAACTGGCACCTGCTGTTCTGGATCAACTCCCTCACCGCCCTGGCGTACGCCGTACTGGCGATCACCCTGCTGCCCGGTCGGAGCCGCCCCGCAGAGCGGCCGGACTCGGCCGAGGCCGGGAGCACCCCGGCGGCCGGGTACCTGACCATGCTGCGTGACACCCGGTTCCTGGTCTACCTGGCGGCGATGCTGCTCAGCTCGATGATCTACGCCCAGTTCACCGCCGTACTGCCGCTGAGCCTGGCGGCGGCCGGTCATCCCGCCGTCATCTACAGCGCCGTGCTCACCCTGGCCTCGGTCATCCTGATCACCTGCGAGCTGAAGGTCACCACGGTGGTGCGGCGCTGGCCACCGGGGATCGCCGGCGGCCTGGGCACCCTGCTGTTCGCCGGGGGGATCGCCGGGTACGGCCTGCCCGGCGGGTCGCTGACCCTGGTAGGCATCTGCACCTTCGCCCTGGTCGCCGGCATGATGATCAGCGGGCCGACCATGTTCGCCCACGCGGCGACCGCACCCGCCCCGGTCAAGGGCCGCTACATCGGGGTGGCCCAGACCATGTACGGCCTGGGATTCGCCCTCGGCCCCGCGGTGGGCCTGCTGGCCTGGAACCGGATCGGGGTAGGGGTCTGGCTCCTCTGTGCGGTCACCGGGGTGTTCTCCGCGGCCTGTGCGGCGATCGGCGTCCGGCGCCCCTTCAGCGCCACCGCCGAGCAGCCGAAGGTCGACTCCGCCCTGTCCGGGCCGCCCAGGTCGGTCCGGGGGGCGGTCCTCAAGCGCCGCTGGTAG